From the genome of Arthrobacter sp. SLBN-122:
CCACTGCCAGCTTCAGCACGCGCCAACCGATGTCCGGCGTGTTCTCCGCCGTATAGGCCTGGATGAAGGCGAGGGCGTGGACTGCCTGCTCCTCGCCGTTTGCCAGTACCAGGACGGTGGGCCCGGCCCCGGAAACCACTGCGGCATAGCCCGCTTTGCGGAGTGCGCCGATCAAGGCGGCACTGGGCCGCATGGCGTCGGCTCGGTAGCTCTGGTGCAGGTAATCCTCGGTGCCCGGCAACAGGAATTCGGGGTTCTGCGTCAGTGCGTGGATCAGCAGGGCGGCGCGGCCGGAGTTCATGGCGGCCGCATGGTGTCCCACAGATGCCGGCAGCAGGGCGCGGGCCGCTTCGGTGGACAGTTCAAAGTTGGGTACCGCCACGATGGGGATAACGGACCCGGCCACGGTGGCACGGGTGCTGCTGTACTGCTCACTGTCCTGCCATGACAGCGCCAGTCCGCCGAAAAGGGCCGGTGCCACGTTGTCCGGATGGCCCTCCAGTTCACTGGTGAGCTGGAGGATCCAGTCCTTCCCGCGCTGGTCTTCGGCCGGCACCATGGCATTGGCAGCCGAGACTGCGGCCACCACGGCAGATGCGGACGAGCCCAGTCCCCGGCCGTGCGGGTTGACGTTGTCGGCAACAACCTTCAGTCCGCCGTGCCGGTAACCCAGCCGCTCGAAAGCCGCGTCCATGGCGCGGACCACCAGGTGGCTGGCATCGCGCGGCAGGGTGTCAGCGCCCTCGCCGCGGAGCTCGAACACGAGGTCGTCCGTGTCGAGGCTTTCCACGGTGAGGGTGTCGTGCAGGGCCAGTGCGAGCCCAAGGCTGTCATAGCCGGGGCCGAGGTTGGCGCTCGTGGCGGGGACCCTGACGGTGACGCGCTGCCCCGGCTCAATCAGGTGCAGTCCGACCGCGGCCTGCGAGGTGGTGTCCAAGGCTATTTTTCTTCCAGTCCCAGCTCAGCGGCAACGGTGACCACATCGTTCGGAACCTTGACGGGCTGGACGTCGCTGCCGTCCTCCGTGCGCAGGGCCCACTGGGGATCCTTCAGGCCGTGGCCGGTGACGGTGATGACGATGGTCTTGCCGGAGGGCACTTCGCCGGCGGCGTGCTTCTTGAGCAGACCGGCTACACCGGCGGCGGAGCCGGGCTCGACGAACACGCCTTCACGGGATGACAGCCAGCGGTGGGCGTTCAGGATTTCCTCGTCGGTGACGGCTTCGATGAGTCCGCCGGATTCGTCGCGTGCGCCCACGGCTCCGTCCCAGGACGCGGGGTTTCCGATGCGGATGGCCGTGGCGATGGTGTCCGGCTCGGTGATGGGGTGGCCGGCTACGAACGGTGCTGCCCCGGCAGCCTGGAAGCCCCACATGGCGGGCGTCCTGGTGGAGACGGCGGGCAGGGTGCCGGATGTTTCGGACTCGAACGGAGCCGAGTACTCCTTGTAGCCCTTCCAGTACGCGGTGATGTTGCCAGCATTGCCCACGGGCAGGACGTGGATGTCCGGTGCGTCGCCCAGGGCGTCCACCACTTCGAAGGCGCCGGTTTTCTGGCCCTGGATGCGGGCAGGATTGACGGAGTTGACCAGGAAGACGGGGTAGGACTCCCCCAGCTTGCGGGCGATGTCCAGGCAGGTGTCGAAGTTGCCGTCCACCTGGAGGAGGGTGGCGCCGTGGGCGATGGCCTGGCTGAGCTTGCCCATGGAGATCTTGCCTTCGGGCACCAGGACGGCGCACGTCAGGCCGGCGGCGGTTGCGTAGGCGGCGGCGGACGCGGAGGTGTTGCCGGTGGAAGCGCACACCACGGCTTTGGCGCCCGAGGCCACCGCCGCCGTCATGGCCATGGTCATGCCCCGGTCCTTGAAGGAACCGGTGGGGTTCATTCCCTCCACCTTCAGGTAGACGTCGGAACCGGTGAGTTCGGAGAGCTTCTGCGCGTGCACCAGCGGGGTGCCGCCCTCGCCAAGGGTGATCACCCTGGTGGACTCCGTCACGGGCAGACGGTCAGCGTATTCGCGGATGACACCGCGCCATTGGTGAGCCACTTAGACTCCTTCTACCCGCAAAACGGATGTAACTGAATTGATGACGTCCAGGCCCTTCACGGCCTCGACGGTGGCTGCAAGGGCAGCCTCTGACGCGCGGTGGGTGACAATCCGCAGTTCGGCCGACTCCACGTTGGATTCCGAATCCCGGTGGATGGTTTGCCGCATGATTTCGATGGACACACCGTGCCCGGCAAAGAGCTGGGCGATCTTCGCCAGCACGCCCGGCTGGTCCGCGACGTCCAGGCCGATGTAATAGCTGGTGGTGGCGGCGTCGATGGGAAGCGCCGGAACATGGCCAGTGGTGGTTTCGGTGCGTCCAGGGCCGCCCAGGACCAGGCGGCGGGCTGCCGAGACGAGGTCGCCCAGCACGGCGGATGCCGTGGGGGTGCCGCCGGCGCCCTGGCCGTAGAACATCAGCTCACCGGCGTTTTCGGCCTCGATGAACACGGCGTTGAATGCCCCGTGCACGGCGGCAAGCGGGTGTT
Proteins encoded in this window:
- the thrC gene encoding threonine synthase — translated: MAHQWRGVIREYADRLPVTESTRVITLGEGGTPLVHAQKLSELTGSDVYLKVEGMNPTGSFKDRGMTMAMTAAVASGAKAVVCASTGNTSASAAAYATAAGLTCAVLVPEGKISMGKLSQAIAHGATLLQVDGNFDTCLDIARKLGESYPVFLVNSVNPARIQGQKTGAFEVVDALGDAPDIHVLPVGNAGNITAYWKGYKEYSAPFESETSGTLPAVSTRTPAMWGFQAAGAAPFVAGHPITEPDTIATAIRIGNPASWDGAVGARDESGGLIEAVTDEEILNAHRWLSSREGVFVEPGSAAGVAGLLKKHAAGEVPSGKTIVITVTGHGLKDPQWALRTEDGSDVQPVKVPNDVVTVAAELGLEEK
- the thrB gene encoding homoserine kinase: MDTTSQAAVGLHLIEPGQRVTVRVPATSANLGPGYDSLGLALALHDTLTVESLDTDDLVFELRGEGADTLPRDASHLVVRAMDAAFERLGYRHGGLKVVADNVNPHGRGLGSSASAVVAAVSAANAMVPAEDQRGKDWILQLTSELEGHPDNVAPALFGGLALSWQDSEQYSSTRATVAGSVIPIVAVPNFELSTEAARALLPASVGHHAAAMNSGRAALLIHALTQNPEFLLPGTEDYLHQSYRADAMRPSAALIGALRKAGYAAVVSGAGPTVLVLANGEEQAVHALAFIQAYTAENTPDIGWRVLKLAVDVEGAKVELHRR